A segment of the Anopheles cruzii chromosome 2, idAnoCruzAS_RS32_06, whole genome shotgun sequence genome:
CCTTGTCACTGCGCTGATCGTGATGTATGCTATCTTCTTCTCTGTGTATCAtctttgttaattttttctcGCATTTCGCTTTCTGCTCATTATGCATTCTACTTTTCCGATACCTAACATCTGCTCGCTTCATTCTGGCCGACCGTGGTGGCTGccaaaatgtttgcaaattaaCTTCGGCATCTTTTTTTCTCCTAATCGCTAATAcgctttgttttcgttccatAATGTATGCTATTCGAAGCACGTgtggcaccgagcaccgaagAAGAATTAAGGAATTCACGAAAAATTACTTACTTTTGTCCGGCTGAGttgacttttttttgctgccaccaaTAAATTGCGAGGTAACCTGAACTTTTGACCTTTCGGTTTAGTGTCGAAGCTTAAAGATTCATTAAAAATTCACACATCACCACAATAGCCGTCGTCCGGATGATCATCGAAAGAATTTGAATATTATATGTGAAGCAATGTTCTAGCTAGCGGCGAGCGAGTGTCAATGCTAAATGGTCAATCATTGCTCGAggaagaagacaaaaaaaggttttctaCACAATGGTTAAATAGCTCCAAATCGTGGACTTGCAGGTATGAGGAGGTTGTCGGTAACAAAATTTAACTTCTGACTTTAGATGCGCTTTAATTGCTGATGGGGCAATGGTTCACTTGAGAACCTGGAATCACTCATGACTAACGCATGTGAGGCCACACGCCGTTACTACTTGACAGTCCTTCCCTTCCGAAAGAAACTTAATTGACTGCCTTAATACGGGATCACAGatcaacacacaaaatatATGCGCCACTGGGTTCAGTCGTCAGAAGCAGCATTATGTTGAACACTTATGTCGGAATCCCGTCCATTACTTTCTGCTCAACACCACTCCATGAAACTTAGTCAACAAAGTAGCCCGTTGGAACATGCTTTGCGCGATACGGTACATTTGCTGTGCACCGAAGGGTTACATCGGCACCGGCTGGTAaacgcctgaaagtatgcaattcAGTGCGCTTTTGACGCTTCGAACGGCGGCTGTTCAAAAGGTGGACcgttaaagaaacaaaagatgtTATTTATTGTTATGGAATACGTTAAGTCGGTCGGTCTAGTGCTTAAGGGATATCGGCTGACCTCGGAAGCCAAATGCTGTCGCGTTAGTGTCCAAGAAGTTATCCGCCATTCCGTAGGCTGGGGTTCCGAAGACGAGTAAAGGTAATTTTCTGACTGCAGAGTTagaagcccttccagattcgAACCGACCAGAAGTAGAAGCGGTTGGTGTCATATCCCCAGACATAGTGATCTCAAAGCTCTGCACGTACTCGTAAAGTAAAGCAGGACTCGTGCCAGGTTTTTAAGGTGTGATATGAATAAAACTCTACGGCTCTGCTTTAATGCGTTGACTTGCATTTATTTCATTCCGCGATATACGTAAATAATTTAACAGCACTACCGAATGTGGAAAGAAATAGTCGAGAGCCAAAACCATTACACGGGCCACAGAGTGACCCAAATTCACCCCATCCGATCGACTACTCTGGCAAGCGCTCTTCTATTTCGCGTGTTTGACATCGGCCCAAAGTTAAATCACAGAATGGCGgcaagaaacaaaatggctgaCCTGCCCGAGATGGCATCGAGCTTCGGTGTAGACGGTATAGACACACGGTGCTAGTGCTGATCCCTTTCGCGTGTAGGTGAAGATAAAAACCTATTCGATGTACCTAAAGTAAGATGAGTATTTTCTTCATTATCGGCTCTTCGCCCCGTCGGATCGGCGGATTCCCGACTACTTCCGCCCGAATAGATTGCCGGTGTCCAGTGGCCCGTCAAACGGGGTGGCtaccgtcggtggtggccgtcgggCACGGAGCCGCCGGGATCGGGCTCGCTGCAACACCCAGGTACCGTCGGGCTTCTGGAACAACCGCTGGGCAGGCAGCTGGTCCAGCGAACGTCCAACAcctgacggtggcggtggagccGGCCAGTTGAGATTCGCCGGCAGCCCACTCTTCTGGGCGTGACAGTTCGGGATGTAGATGACCGGAATGAACCCAAGGTAGCCGGTCGGTTggcccggttgctgctgctgttgctggttaGGCCGCTGATTGTCTGCGGGACAGTTGCACGGTGCCTGCGGTACGTTAGGCGGTGGGTACGGGTACGGTACGAAGAAGTACGGATACTGCGAGACGGCTATCTGATAGTTCGGGTTATTCGGGTTGTTGGGGTTatccggccccggtccgggaCCGTTCGACGCAGGCGGTGAGCTCGTGTCGATCGGCTTCGTCGGTGGATGGACACCGATCGCGGTGCTAGGCGATCCAGGAACGGGTGGTGCTGGTTCCTGACCTCCAGTGGGCGGCTCCGTTGTCGTACCTGGCAGAAAGCGGAAAGACGCCGTCAGTACTCCAGCAGTGTCTCGGGTTGGGTGTCGGGTTACAAGCATGCACTAACTCTACAACCCCACATCAACATCCCAGCACCAGCCATGTAGAGGAGAGGACCCCCAGAACTGTGGTAGGTCCCCGGGGTGAATACTACCTTGACCGCCGGTCGGAATCGAGACGCTGGTGTTGTGCGTTAGATGTGCGCTGCCCTCCAGCCCCGTCGTGAGAGTGCCCTCGATTCCTGCGCCCACCGACGTGGCGCTACTTACGTTGACCCCACCGACCGAGACTTGCCCGGTGTGATTCAAGGAGCTATCGATCAAACCTGCTTGTACGCCGACCTGCACACCGGTGCTGCCCGCCACGGACACGTGCTGGTTGTCGATCGAgttgtggccaccgtgcgTGATCTGGGTGCCGGTGGACCCGCCAGCCGTGACGGTCGTAATGTGCGAGTGATCCACCGTCGTTCCGAGGATCGTGGCCATTCCGTCGACACTGGCCCCTGCCTGCACTCCACtggctccggcaccggcaccgatcgttCCGGAAGCGCTGTGGTTGGGCCCGCTGTGAGAACCGCTCGCCTGGCCACTCACTCCAGCCGCAGACACGGCCGCACCTACGGAGAGACCTCCTGCTCGATGGCCACCCACAGCCACAAGAGCATTAGTCATTAGGGAGTCATTAGGCAGTTCCTCCCGCAGCAGCTTCCGGCAGGTATTTACCGTGCGGTCCTCCGAGGCCCAGCGTAGCCTGCAGCCCCCCCTGGCCCGGCTTAAATCCGAAACCAATTTGTACTGGTGTGCAGTGGTGTGCATGTGTTTCAGTGTACATGTGCGGGTGTGGCCCGATGGTGGCGTATGTTTGTGCGCGTGTTTTGGGTGTAGGCGTGACATGTGTGAAAAGCGCAAGTGTTTGTGTACGATTAGTCGTTGAGTTGTTaatcaaattaaacttttTAGTAAAGTACCATGTCATAACGTTACAACCACTTACGACTAAATATCAGATATCTAAGAGCAACACATAGTCGGTAAAGGCTGAGGCGTTATTTGGTATCTGCATTCCCCACACAATACTTTACCTCCAAGTGGCGGTCGCTGACCCTGTGATTGGCCTTGCGACTGGCCTTGGGACTGCTGACCCTGCGATTGGCCTTGCGATTGCTGACCTTGCGATTGGCCTTGCGACTGCTGACCTTGCGATTGGCCTTGGGACTGCTGACCCTGTGACTGCGATTGGCCTTGCGACTGCTGACCTTGAGATTGGCCTTGGGACTGCTGACCCGGCGATTGGCCTTGCGACTGCTGACCTTGCGATTGGCCTTGCGACTGTGGTGCTCCTCCTTGTTGCCCCATTCCCTGTCCCCAGGAAACTTGCACTTGGAGATTGTGGTCCTCCGTGTTGCCACTGATCGGTTTCTGGTGTTGCCCTTGGTGCTGGGCCTGGAACTCGCCCTGTGACAGTCCCTGGTGACTTCCCTGGTGGCTACCCTGATGCTGGTTGCTACCGCTGATCGGtccctggtgctggtgctgatgttCTCCCTGTGTCGGCGAATTTTGACATTAGACTCTCTTCTCGGCGCAGTTAAACTGAATTTCAATTCATGTAGTATTTTAAACGATGCGAACGACAACTTGGTTTCCTAAAAATTGCACCTCTTTCGGAGGTTCGTGGCTCTAGCTTAGTTAACGCAAAAGGCGGAACTAACAATCTGCAACGACCCGATTATAATTACGTTCCCACTAGTTACAGGGAGGAGCAGCAGAAGTTTCACGAAATGCCACAGACCTAAAAATCACTCTGAGGAACTTCAACTATAGGCGCAAAGCTCGTTCTACAAGAACGACTAGTCCCATACGTTGATAAGATAGTTGGTAACTATCAGGGAGGATCAGGGAGGAAAGTCTACCACTGATCTTCACCAGATCAGATCTTCACCATGCGACATATCCTTCAAAAGATGATTGCGTTCAGTCAGAACACATAGCACCGCTTCATCGATTACTAGGCCGCATATGGCAGCATAGCTAGAGTGAAATTGTatgagaccatgactagtttcaAAAAACCGGCCAACCTAACCAGACTTGTGAAAATGAGCATGACCAACGTTACAAGCCAGGTAAAGGTGAATGGAAAACTCTCAAATCCCTTCGCTTAACAGCCAACAGGTCTTTCTACAGTCTGAGAAAACtgtttcgctcacatctcTTGTCAAGACTGTGGAAGCTGGAATTATATGGAACTttcataatcccagtactctCATACtcatctgagacatggactctttccaaaactgacgaaacacTCTTAGCCACGTacgagaggaagatgctcagattgatatttggcgCCATATGTGTGGAGGGACAATCTAGAAGTCAGTACAAAAGCGAGTTGTACGCAATGTACAACGACCTCAATTTCGTGAAGTGATTACCCGTACGCGTTGCAGGTTCCCCTTACCTGGTGCTGTCCACTGTGGATACCTTGATGACTTCCCTGGTGCTGTCCTTGATGCTGCCCGGAGCCCAGGGGACCCTGTTGGCTTCCCTGGTGACTGCCTTGGTGTTGCGATTGATGCTCCCCGGAACTGATCGGTCCCTGGTGACTCTGACCTTGTCCTTGACCTTGTCCTTGGCCTTGCCATTGTCCCTGTCCTTGCCATTGACCTTGACCTTGCCACTGACCTTGCCCCTGGTTCGGTTGATTGCTTCCTACGGGAACATGATTAGTAATATTGAGTACCTGGAACGGAGTGCACTAACGGAGATTAATGGGTTTATCTTCCCGACCAATACCTTGCGTAGGTCCGCTTCCACCGGTTGTGCTGGGTCGTGTTGTCGGTGCTGTAGTCGGAGTGtgtgcaagaaaaaaacagaaacaacgaACGGTGCGCCATGACTACGTGCGTGCTCTCTACCCCGTGCATCTAATATCGCTGCGAGTACCTGCCGGACTATGCCCTCGTAGAAGATCACCCTCGGTTCCTGGCCCGCCCCTCCCCCCATAACAAAAGCTTACCTGGCGTGGGACGCGGTGTGGGTTGAGTCGCGCCTGGCATTCCTTCGGGACGCATGCCTCCCGGAAACATTCCGCAACCCTTCGGTAGATACAGCTCGGTCCACGGTCGCAGCTGTCCGCGCGGTCTCTCACGGGGTTCGTCCTCGACAATGGAGCTACCGGGGACGCGGGAAAACACACATTCCCAATCAGAGTCTAGGTCCTGGACCCGGGCCTAGGCCACTACTCACTTGCTGTACTGGGTCGGAGCGTCAACGAATATCTCGACCGGCCGATTGGGCTCGACTACTCGGTAACCATGTGTGTCTGCCACGTAGTGTGTGACGCGCAGCTGGCCGTTGGGATCAATGTAACCGTAGCAGCCGTACGTGACGCCGTCCGGTCCGCGTGTCTCATGATGGAACTGACCGTTCGGGCCCACATTGTAGCCGTACTGATAGGAGCCTGTAAGCCAACGGCCAAAAAGCATGCAACAATCATCCAGAATAAGGAAGacaccttctctctctcccaaaACGCCTTGGTTTTTTGCACTTACTCGTGTTGAAGTTAGCCTCGTGGTACTGCGTTTTGCCCGGTTCGTCAATGGCCACTATTACCTCCTGTTCGGAGCTCGCGAAGCGGCCAAGGAATGCTAGGGTCTGCAAATTGAAATATATGGACACTGATTTTAACAAAATATCACAATTCTTTCGAAGTGCTTACATCAAGTTGGGTTCATCATGACTCTGTATAATAAGgttattgaaataaataagtcaaaaattcaaaaccaaaAGAATGTTTATGTATAAATAATACATACGATACgtgaaaaagaaataacagaataataaaaccaattgAAAAAGCATCAGAAAGAacgaagcaaagaaaacaatacaACCTATAAACTCGAAAAcctaaattaatttatatacGAAATAAAACTAGTATTCAAGCCATTTCTGCAGTGGTAATGCTGTAACACCAGCATCACATCCACTCACGTGAAACGGATGTACACCACGCGTACACAGCACCACGATTCTTGGAACTATACCGCAGTCAGCGTGTCGGTAGTTTTCCCCATTTATGACATTTTCACACGATCAACAATGCTCTGCCGAGTCGATCAGGCTGAGAGCAGTACGGGGCAACGACGGTGCCTAGTACTTGCATGGGCACATATGGTCGGACACCTTCACCGTCGGGGCTCTAATTGGAATGATAAACTTGCACTTGAATGTTGCGTTCGGCGGCCCGAGTGACCCCAGGAAGCTCCGGGTTTCTGATGAATTTCCGGATTCTGGTGTAATGGATGGGGTGAGGGGGTGAGCGCGAGCGGgtcgccgatgacgacgatgacgcaaACGACCGAACCCGGCTGGGCTATTTACCAAGCCAGGTGACAGCCATTTCAGAAGTTGCTAATGGAGTTGGAATGTGCCCGAATGAAGACGACTGCAAGCCGAAGGTCGCGCTCATGGCCCATAACGGTGATGGCATTTGCAAGAATGGCATTTTTGAGCAGATTGTCAATCGCTCCGCTTCGtatctttatttattttgtttttttttttcgaaggtcCAAAGGTTCAACGGTATTGTAGCAACAAATGGCATCCAAACGTGCTATTTGTTGTTACAATACCTTGGCAACGCAGTGTACTAACCACGAACATTCCTGTCACTTTTGAAGCCACTTCCTTCAGCTATTGATGAGAGGCtctcatttttcattttcttaaaAAGCGGGTGTGTTTTAATTCACCAATACCATGTCTAAAGTCTGCTCAATTTGATGCCATCCGTCGATCCGATGTCATCACACTTCATAATTGACAATCGAACGATATCGAGACGAAATCGGATGGGCGCACTGCATGATCGCAG
Coding sequences within it:
- the LOC128278722 gene encoding uncharacterized protein LOC128278722 gives rise to the protein MFTLAFLGRFASSEQEVIVAIDEPGKTQYHEANFNTSSYQYGYNVGPNGQFHHETRGPDGVTYGCYGYIDPNGQLRVTHYVADTHGYRVVEPNRPVEIFVDAPTQYSNSIVEDEPRERPRGQLRPWTELYLPKGCGMFPGGMRPEGMPGATQPTPRPTPAPTTRPSTTGGSGPTQGSNQPNQGQGQWQGQGQWQGQGQWQGQGQGQGQGQSHQGPISSGEHQSQHQGSHQGSQQGPLGSGQHQGQHQGSHQGIHSGQHQGEHQHQHQGPISGSNQHQGSHQGSHQGLSQGEFQAQHQGQHQKPISGNTEDHNLQVQVSWGQGMGQQGGAPQSQGQSQGQQSQGQSPGQQSQGQSQGQQSQGQSQSQGQQSQGQSQGQQSQGQSQGQQSQGQSQGQQSQGQSQGQSQGQRPPLGGKVLCTTTEPPTGGQEPAPPVPGSPSTAIGVHPPTKPIDTSSPPASNGPGPGPDNPNNPNNPNYQIAVSQYPYFFVPYPYPPPNVPQAPCNCPADNQRPNQQQQQQPGQPTGYLGFIPVIYIPNCHAQKSGLPANLNWPAPPPPSGVGRSLDQLPAQRLFQKPDGTWVLQRARSRRLRARRPPPTVATPFDGPLDTGNLFGRK